A stretch of [Clostridium] innocuum DNA encodes these proteins:
- a CDS encoding DUF3887 domain-containing protein, which translates to MKKKIQIVICCLLCFLMVACSGEKEKKGQSDEVTDIVLSDKQSDMALQFVKDLTQRKYDKLQKDYAYDEQMHKAVREDSFQKQLDAYNDSLGSLIEAEQPYGQSYQNSTIIMIPCRMEEQNTNIQLSLNEQDQIQGLFFKPYKSQKKAAKAPDGVKEREVELQIADGKKLSGRLTTPAEGKSFPLVILLAGSGPNDMDETIYDNKPFQDIAWGLAKKGIASYRYDKRTYTYPESFTVKDTVEQEVIFDAVAAFSQMKQQKQIDTNKIYILGHSLSGYLIPRIAAEMDGCAGYIMMAAPARALDELLMEQVTYLAKLDGNITKDEQAAIEQYKQDQQDLQRIDELSDAKIFFGGMSKAYIKDLLSYDAVQQAADIKVPVLCAQGLRDYQVTEEDQAIWRKNFETHKNWIFTTYPNATHLMIDGEGTPTNEEYKTKGHVNQAFIEDMASFIKK; encoded by the coding sequence ATGAAAAAGAAAATTCAAATTGTCATATGCTGTCTGCTATGTTTTCTTATGGTAGCCTGCAGCGGCGAAAAAGAGAAGAAGGGACAGTCCGATGAGGTTACGGATATCGTGCTGAGTGACAAGCAAAGTGATATGGCACTTCAGTTTGTAAAGGATCTGACGCAGCGCAAATATGATAAGCTGCAGAAGGATTATGCATATGATGAGCAAATGCATAAGGCTGTACGGGAGGATTCCTTCCAGAAGCAGCTGGATGCCTATAATGACAGTCTCGGATCACTGATTGAGGCAGAGCAGCCCTATGGACAAAGCTATCAGAATTCGACAATCATCATGATACCATGCCGTATGGAGGAACAGAATACCAATATTCAGCTGAGCCTGAATGAACAGGATCAAATTCAGGGCTTGTTCTTTAAGCCGTACAAATCACAGAAGAAAGCAGCGAAAGCTCCGGATGGTGTCAAGGAGCGTGAAGTTGAGCTGCAAATTGCCGATGGAAAAAAGCTGAGCGGCAGACTGACAACTCCGGCAGAGGGTAAAAGCTTTCCGCTTGTAATTCTTCTGGCGGGAAGCGGACCGAATGATATGGATGAGACCATTTACGATAACAAACCGTTTCAGGATATCGCCTGGGGACTTGCGAAAAAGGGTATTGCGAGCTACCGCTATGATAAGCGAACCTACACATATCCTGAATCCTTTACAGTGAAGGATACGGTCGAGCAGGAGGTAATTTTCGATGCTGTGGCAGCATTCAGCCAGATGAAGCAGCAAAAGCAGATTGACACAAATAAAATCTATATCCTGGGGCATAGTCTCTCTGGCTATCTGATTCCAAGAATCGCAGCAGAAATGGACGGCTGTGCAGGCTATATCATGATGGCTGCCCCTGCAAGAGCATTGGATGAGCTGCTGATGGAACAGGTTACCTATCTGGCAAAGCTGGATGGAAACATAACAAAGGACGAACAGGCAGCTATCGAACAGTACAAACAGGATCAGCAGGATCTGCAGCGAATTGATGAGCTGAGTGATGCCAAAATATTTTTCGGAGGTATGTCAAAGGCTTATATAAAGGATTTGCTGTCCTATGATGCTGTTCAGCAGGCTGCGGATATCAAGGTCCCTGTATTATGTGCACAGGGTCTGCGTGATTATCAGGTCACAGAAGAAGATCAGGCAATCTGGAGGAAGAATTTTGAAACGCATAAAAACTGGATATTCACAACCTATCCGAACGCAACGCACCTTATGATAGATGGAGAAGGAACACCGACGAATGAGGAGTACAAAACAAAGGGTCATGTAAATCAGGCGTTTATTGAAGATATGGCAAGTTTTATTAAAAAATGA
- a CDS encoding patatin family protein produces the protein MSKLGLVLEGGGMRGIYTAGVLDFFMEQNLYTDGVIGVSAGACHACSYVSKQIGRAYRTNTAYLKDKRYMSVSSLLKTGDFFGAKFVYEDIPNTLDPYDFDAFNTSHTKLYAVASNLETGKAEYLQCINMKRDVIYVRASASLPLLSRIVEVDGKKLLDGGATDSIPIHKFQEMGYTKNIVVLTQCKEYRKGKNNLLPMIRRSYKKYPKFIKALETRHIAYNRTLDELALMEKEGSVFLIRPSSPVEISRLEKNEARLRELYEQGYMDAKNSFEELKSFIANEN, from the coding sequence ATGAGTAAGCTTGGACTTGTTCTGGAAGGAGGCGGCATGCGCGGAATTTATACTGCCGGTGTGCTGGACTTCTTTATGGAACAGAATTTATATACCGACGGTGTCATTGGCGTCAGCGCAGGTGCCTGTCATGCGTGCAGCTATGTATCCAAACAGATCGGCAGAGCGTACCGTACCAATACCGCCTATTTAAAGGATAAGCGCTATATGAGCGTATCCTCTCTGCTGAAAACCGGAGATTTCTTCGGAGCAAAGTTTGTGTATGAGGATATACCGAATACACTGGATCCCTATGATTTTGATGCCTTTAATACATCGCATACAAAGCTGTATGCCGTTGCCAGCAATCTGGAAACCGGTAAGGCAGAATACCTGCAGTGTATCAATATGAAGCGTGATGTTATCTATGTACGTGCCTCTGCATCATTGCCCCTGCTTTCCAGAATTGTCGAAGTTGATGGAAAAAAGCTGCTGGATGGCGGCGCAACAGACAGCATTCCCATCCATAAATTTCAGGAGATGGGATATACAAAAAATATTGTTGTACTCACACAGTGTAAAGAATACCGCAAAGGAAAAAACAATCTGCTGCCGATGATCCGCCGCAGCTATAAGAAGTATCCGAAATTCATCAAGGCGCTGGAAACACGCCATATCGCCTATAACCGCACACTGGATGAGCTTGCTTTAATGGAAAAGGAAGGAAGTGTCTTCCTCATACGCCCAAGCTCTCCCGTGGAAATTTCGCGTCTGGAGAAAAATGAAGCCAGATTGCGGGAATTATATGAACAGGGCTACATGGATGCCAAAAACAGCTTTGAGGAATTAAAGTCTTTTATAGCAAATGAAAATTAG
- a CDS encoding transcriptional regulator, with protein sequence MKLILAIMSNDDSPAVSSALTKENYQVTRLATTGGFLRAGNTTLIVGTDDDKIERAIEVIGEYSRRRTEVVPSTASYDIGRYASFPVEVQVGGATIFVIDVEKFIKL encoded by the coding sequence ATGAAACTAATTTTAGCGATTATGTCCAATGACGACAGTCCTGCAGTTTCCAGTGCATTGACAAAAGAAAATTATCAGGTAACAAGACTGGCAACGACTGGAGGATTCCTGCGTGCAGGAAATACCACCCTGATCGTAGGTACTGATGACGATAAGATTGAACGTGCGATTGAAGTGATTGGAGAATACAGCAGACGCCGTACGGAAGTGGTACCGAGTACAGCATCCTACGACATCGGAAGATATGCATCTTTCCCGGTTGAAGTACAGGTAGGAGGCGCAACGATCTTCGTTATCGATGTAGAAAAATTCATTAAATTATAA